A single region of the Enterobacter cloacae complex sp. R_G8 genome encodes:
- the dapB gene encoding 4-hydroxy-tetrahydrodipicolinate reductase — protein sequence MHDAQIRVAIAGAGGRMGRQLIQAALQMDGVALGAALERDGSSLLGTDAGELAGAGKTGVTVQSSLEAVKDDFDVFIDFTRPEGTLNHLAFCRQHGKGMVIGTTGFDEAGKQAIQNASNEIAIVFAANFSVGVNVMLKLLEKAAKVMGDYTDIEIVEAHHRYKVDAPSGTALAMGEAIAHALDKDLKDCAVYTREGHTGERVPGTIGFATVRAGDIVGEHTAMFADIGERVEITHKASSRMTFANGAVRSALWLKGKDNGLFDMRDVLDLNNL from the coding sequence ATGCATGATGCACAGATCCGTGTCGCCATTGCGGGCGCGGGTGGACGTATGGGTCGCCAGCTCATTCAGGCGGCACTTCAGATGGATGGCGTGGCCCTGGGCGCGGCACTGGAGCGTGACGGTTCATCGCTTCTTGGGACCGATGCCGGTGAACTGGCTGGTGCGGGCAAGACAGGTGTGACCGTGCAGAGCAGCCTGGAAGCGGTCAAAGATGATTTTGATGTGTTCATTGATTTCACCCGGCCAGAAGGCACTCTGAACCATCTGGCATTTTGCCGTCAGCACGGCAAAGGAATGGTCATTGGCACCACCGGGTTTGATGAAGCCGGTAAACAAGCCATTCAGAATGCGTCAAACGAGATTGCGATTGTCTTCGCCGCTAACTTTAGCGTGGGCGTAAACGTCATGCTGAAGCTGCTGGAGAAGGCCGCGAAGGTGATGGGCGATTATACCGACATTGAGATTGTCGAAGCTCACCACCGCTATAAAGTCGATGCACCCTCCGGCACGGCGCTGGCAATGGGCGAAGCGATTGCGCATGCACTGGATAAAGATTTAAAAGACTGCGCGGTTTATACCCGTGAAGGTCATACCGGCGAGCGTGTCCCGGGGACGATTGGTTTCGCAACCGTTCGTGCGGGTGACATCGTCGGTGAACATACCGCGATGTTCGCCGATATCGGCGAACGTGTTGAGATCACGCATAAAGCGTCCAGCCGCATGACATTCGCGAATGGCGCTGTTCGCTCCGCTTTGTGGCTAAAAGGCAAGGATAACGGTCTTTTTGATATGCGAGATGTGCTAGATCTTAACAATTTGTAA
- the carA gene encoding glutamine-hydrolyzing carbamoyl-phosphate synthase small subunit, which yields MIKSALLVLEDGTQFIGRAIGATGSAVGEVVFNTSMTGYQEILTDPSYSRQIVTLTYPHIGNVGTNAADEESSQVHAQGLVIRDLPLIASNFRNTEDLSSYLKRHNIVAIADIDTRKLTRLLREKGAQNGCIIAGDNLDAALALEKAKAFPGLNGMDLAKEVTTTEAYSWTQGSWTLEGDLPEAKPESELPFHVVAYDFGAKRNILRMLVDRGCRLTVVPAQTSAEEVLKMNPDGIFLSNGPGDPAPCDYAINAITSFLETDIPVFGICLGHQLLALASGANTIKMKFGHHGGNHPVKDIDNNTVMITAQNHGFAVDEASMPANLRVTHKSLFDGTLQGIHRTDKPAFSFQGHPEASPGPHDAAPLFDHFIELIEQYRKTAK from the coding sequence TTGATTAAGTCAGCGCTATTGGTTCTGGAAGACGGAACCCAGTTTATCGGTCGGGCCATAGGGGCAACGGGTTCGGCGGTTGGGGAAGTCGTTTTCAATACTTCAATGACCGGTTATCAAGAAATCCTCACTGATCCTTCCTATTCTCGCCAAATCGTTACTCTTACTTATCCTCATATCGGCAATGTTGGCACTAATGCTGCTGATGAAGAGTCCTCTCAGGTTCATGCGCAAGGTCTGGTCATTCGCGACCTGCCGCTGATTGCCAGCAACTTCCGCAACACCGAAGACCTCTCTTCTTACCTGAAGCGCCATAACATCGTGGCGATTGCCGATATCGATACCCGTAAATTAACGCGTCTGCTGCGCGAGAAGGGTGCACAGAACGGCTGCATTATCGCAGGGGATAACCTCGATGCGGCGCTGGCGCTGGAAAAAGCGAAAGCCTTCCCTGGCCTGAACGGCATGGATCTGGCGAAAGAAGTGACCACCACAGAAGCTTATAGCTGGACGCAGGGGAGCTGGACGCTGGAAGGCGACCTGCCGGAAGCGAAGCCAGAGAGCGAGCTGCCATTCCACGTTGTGGCCTATGATTTTGGTGCCAAGCGCAATATCCTGCGCATGCTGGTTGACCGCGGCTGCCGCCTGACGGTGGTACCTGCGCAAACTTCCGCTGAAGAGGTTCTGAAGATGAACCCGGATGGCATCTTCCTTTCTAACGGACCTGGCGACCCGGCACCGTGCGATTACGCTATCAATGCCATCACGTCCTTCCTCGAAACCGATATTCCGGTATTCGGTATTTGCCTGGGCCATCAGCTGCTGGCGCTGGCGAGTGGGGCGAACACCATTAAGATGAAGTTCGGTCACCACGGTGGTAACCACCCGGTGAAAGACATCGACAACAACACGGTGATGATTACGGCACAGAACCACGGCTTCGCAGTAGATGAAGCGTCAATGCCGGCTAATCTGCGCGTGACGCACAAATCCCTGTTCGATGGCACCCTGCAGGGTATCCATCGCACCGATAAGCCAGCGTTCAGCTTCCAGGGACACCCGGAAGCCAGCCCGGGCCCGCACGATGCCGCACCGCTGTTCGATCACTTTATCGAACTTATCGAGCAATACCGTAAGACCGCTAAATAA